The following coding sequences are from one Geothrix sp. window:
- the fabD gene encoding ACP S-malonyltransferase, which produces MSKVAWLFPGQGSQAVGMGVALAEAEPAARAVLQDADAALGFPLSKLMAEGPEETLKLTEHTQPAILTHSIMVVRAWAHRLPKPDFAAGHSLGEYSALVALGALGFQDAVRTVRERGRAMQEAVPVGVGAMAALLGMSQADVEAACAEAAAATGRIVVPANFNGPGQIVIAGHAEAVEAAMEAAKARGGRKMMKLPVSAPFHSPLMEPAKTRMEPVLRALAFKAPICPLVNNVDAAPVTSPDALLDGLVRQIPGAVRWQATMDLLLDQGVTTFVELGPGKVLAGLAKRQAKERGLDVAALSLGTPDDLAQLG; this is translated from the coding sequence ATGAGCAAGGTGGCGTGGCTGTTTCCCGGTCAGGGTTCTCAGGCTGTGGGCATGGGTGTGGCGCTGGCGGAGGCCGAACCCGCGGCTCGCGCGGTTCTGCAGGACGCTGACGCGGCCCTGGGCTTCCCCCTGTCGAAGCTGATGGCGGAAGGCCCCGAAGAGACGCTGAAGCTCACGGAGCACACTCAGCCCGCCATCCTGACGCACAGCATCATGGTGGTGAGGGCATGGGCGCACCGCCTGCCGAAACCCGATTTCGCCGCCGGCCACTCTCTGGGCGAGTACAGCGCCCTGGTGGCCCTGGGTGCCCTGGGCTTCCAGGATGCGGTCCGCACGGTCCGGGAGCGCGGCCGGGCCATGCAGGAGGCCGTGCCGGTGGGTGTGGGTGCCATGGCCGCCCTGCTGGGCATGAGCCAGGCAGACGTGGAGGCCGCCTGCGCTGAAGCCGCCGCGGCCACGGGCAGGATCGTGGTTCCGGCGAATTTCAACGGGCCCGGCCAGATCGTCATCGCCGGCCATGCGGAGGCCGTGGAGGCCGCCATGGAGGCCGCCAAAGCCCGCGGAGGGCGCAAGATGATGAAGCTGCCGGTGAGCGCCCCCTTCCATTCGCCCCTGATGGAACCTGCCAAGACCCGCATGGAACCTGTGCTGCGCGCCCTGGCCTTCAAGGCGCCCATCTGCCCCCTGGTGAACAACGTGGACGCCGCCCCGGTGACCAGCCCCGATGCGCTGCTGGATGGCCTGGTGCGTCAGATCCCTGGCGCCGTGCGCTGGCAGGCGACGATGGACCTGCTGCTGGATCAGGGAGTCACCACCTTTGTGGAACTGGGCCCAGGGAAAGTGCTGGCGGGACTGGCGAAGCGGCAGGCCAAGGAGCGCGGGCTCGACGTGGCCGCGCTCAGTCTCGGGACCCCTGATGATCTGGCCCAGCTGGGCTGA